In Oncorhynchus keta strain PuntledgeMale-10-30-2019 chromosome 19, Oket_V2, whole genome shotgun sequence, a single genomic region encodes these proteins:
- the LOC118398593 gene encoding toll-like receptor 5, whose protein sequence is MMRNLILLAIFGEYLQVVKCNPKCPIYGSIAACTSQSLYQVPALPPYITILYMRDNYISEINETSFSGLEGLKELDLSWQQVNGLIIRTNTFQRLENLAVLYLGYNTGLQIEPDAFVGLSNLRALSLYRCDLTESILQGDYLKPLVSLETLDLYGNQVKRIQPALFFVNMTDFQELNVSLNRMESICEEDLLGFQGKHFRLLKLNSLYLSSMTQYGFDWKRCGNPFRNMSMETLDLSSNGFDVDKAKLFFNAIQGTKIHHLILEHSTMGKSFGFSNVKDPDRQTFEGLKSSSVKILDLSKCFIFTLQYAVFSPLREVEGITIAQNKINQIDREAFFGLQNVQKLNLSHNLIGEIYSYTFDNLPNILELDLSYNHIGALGYQAFKGLPNLQVLDLTGNSIRELGTYGSLAPLPNIQLLRLADNKITSLDGLSVFAPNTIILNVQNNRLTNLEDVYTVLAKLMHIEFLWYGNNFIKWCTLNNNISVPAVNSLKLLELRNIALQMIWARGECMHVFQHLGKLLSLDLSFNSLQALPDGIFKGLISLEEMDLHFNSLTYLKPDIFPESLKTVDLSYNFLASPDPEAFHSLSWINLYRNQFHCDCGLEDFLTWLKGTNVTFPDPGVNEFSCEFPSDLHGISLLNFSSVISCEEDDERLVQELRLSLFIGCTALIILIMVGSIVFARLRGFLFKVYKKLTARILEGPRRDPSADGPRYDAYLCFSNNDYKWVETALLNRLDSQFAERNVLRCCFEVRDFIPGEDHLFNIRDAIWGSRKTVCIVSKEFLKDGWCLEAFTLAQSRMLEELRDVLIMVVVGNVPHYRLMKHECIRTFARKREYLQWPEDTQDIQWFYEKLMSKILKDKKNTSKDNNGDITLVNMTVGT, encoded by the coding sequence ATGATGAGGAATCTTATACTGCTGGCTATCTTTGGAGAATACCTGCAGGTGGTGAAATGCAACCCAAAATGCCCAATATATGGCTCTATAGCAGCTTGCACCAGCCAGTCTCTATATCAGGTTCCTGCGCTGCCTCCATACATTACCATTTTGTATATGAGGGATAACTACATCAGTGAGATCAATGAGACATCCTTCTCTGGGCTTGAAGGGTTAAAGGAACTGGACCTCAGTTGGCAACAAGTGAATGGACTTATTATAAGAACAAACACCTTTCAAAGGCTGGAAAACTTGGCAGTGCTTTATTTAGGGTATAACACAGGTTTACAAATTGAGCCAGATGCGTTTGTGGGACTATCCAACctgagagctctctctctgtataggTGTGACCTGACTGAATCTATTTTACAGGGTGACTATCTCAAGCCCCTGGTTTCCTTGGAAACACTAGATCTGTATGGTAACCAGGTGAAAAGAATCCAACCTGCTCTATTCTTTGTGAACATGACAGATTTCCAAGAGCTAAACGTTTCCTTAAACCGGATGGAAAGCATATGTGAGGAAGATTTGCTTGGCTTTCAAGGCAAACACTTTCGGCTCCTCAAGTTGAACAGCCTCTATCTAAGTAGCATGACTCAGTATGGCTTTGACTGGAAACGATGTGGAAATCCTTTTCGGAACATGTCCATGGAGACACTTGACTTATCTTCCAATGGATTCGATGTGGACAAGGCAAAACTGTTTTTCAATGCAATCCAAGGGACCAAAATCCACCATCTTATTCTGGAACACAGCACCATGGGGAAATCCTTTGGTTTCAGCAATGTGAAAGACCCAGACAGGCAAACATTTGAGGGCCTCAAGAGTAGTAGTGTCAAGATTCTAGATTTGTCCAAATGCTTTATATTTACATTGCAATATGCAGTATTCAGTCCgctgagagaggtagagggcatAACAATAGCCCAAAACAAAATTAACCAGATTGACAGGGAGGCGTTTTTTGGTCTTCAAAATGTACAAAAGCTCAACCTGTCACACAATCTTATAGGGGAAATCTATTCTTACACGTTTGACAATCTACCCAATATTTTAGAACTAGATTTATCTTACAACCATATTGGTGCATTGGGATATCAGGCATTTAAAGGACTTCCAAACCTACAAGTTCTGGATCTTACAGGAAACTCTATTCGGGAACTAGGTACATATGGTTCTCTTGCACCACTACCAAACATCCAACTTCTTCGTTTGGCTGATAATAAGATTACATCCTTAGATGGCCTCTCTGTCTTTGCTCCTAATACGATCATACTTAATGTTCAAAACAACAGGTTAACTAATTTAGAGGATGTATACACAGTCTTAGCTAAATTAATGCATATTGAGTTTCTCTGGTATGGTAACAACTTCATAAAGTGGTGCACCCTTAACAATAATATTTCAGTGCCAGCTGTGAACTCTCTGAAGCTGCTTGAGCTAAGGAACATCGCCTTGCAGATGATATGGGCACGGGGAGAGTGTATGCATGTATTTCAACATCTTGGCAAGCTTTTAAGTCTGGATTTAAGCTTTAACTCCCTGCAGGCTCTCCCAGATGGTATATTTAAAGGCCTCATCTCTCTGGAAGAGATGGATCTTCACTTCAACTCACTCACATACCTCAAACCAGACATTTTTCCAGAGAGTCTCAAAACAGTTGACCTCTCTTACAATTTCCTGGCCTCTCCTGATCCAGAAGCTTTCCATTCTCTCAGCTGGATCAACCTGTATAGGAATCAATTCCACTGTGACTGCGGTCTGGAGGACTTTCTGACGTGGCTGAAAGGGACTAACGTGACTTTTCCTGACCCTGGCGTGAATGAATTCAGCTGTGAGTTTCCTTCAGATCTCCATGGCATCAGCCTGTTGAATTTCAGCTCAGTCATATCGTGTGAGGAGGATGACGAGAGGCTGGTTCAGGAGCTGAGGCTCTCGCTCTTCATCGGCTGCACAGCGCTCATCATCCTGATCATGGTTGGATCAATCGTTTTCGCTCGTCTCCGTGGATTCCTCTTCAAAGTTTACAAAAAGTTGACTGCCAGGATCCTTGAGGGCCCTAGGAGGGATCCTTCTGCTGATGGGCCTCGGTACGACGCTTACTTATGCTTCAGCAACAACGACTACAAGTGGGTAGAAACCGCCCTGTTGAACCGACTAGACTCTCAGTTCGCGGAGCGAAACGTCCTCCGCTGCTGCTTCGAGGTCAGAGACTTCATCCCAGGTGAAGATCACCTGTTCAATATCAGGGACGCCATATGGGGGAGCAGGAAGACAGTTTGTATCGTCTCTAAAGAGTTCCTCAAGGACGGCTGGTGCCTGGAGGCCTTTACACTGGCTCAGAGCAGGATGCTGGAGGAGCTCAGAGATGTTCTCATCATGGTGGTCGTGGGGAATGTCCCCCATTACAGACTGATGAAACATGAATGCATTAGGACCTTTGCCCGGAAGAGGGAGTACCTGCAGTGGCCAGAGGACACACAGGATATTCAATGGTTCTATGAGAAGCTCATGTCCAAGATTCTTAAGGACAAAAAGAACACCTCCAAAGATAACAATGGGGATATCACACTTGTAAATATGACAGTTGGAACTTAA